A window of the Lactuca sativa cultivar Salinas chromosome 5, Lsat_Salinas_v11, whole genome shotgun sequence genome harbors these coding sequences:
- the LOC111898343 gene encoding uncharacterized protein LOC111898343 codes for MPFVSNPNATPQTPITNQSLPSVSNATPQTQCSNQPNDNVDLKDLPKDPADRPLITSYKPNIRDDDSAYCLYCYLCGDLMGQKGGRDAFVSQGFDTWNKKDAFRTHVGGIDSFHNKAKEKILLKTGLPFRGHDESVNSENRGLYIKVLKAIRETSEDIFNNTLENAPKNNQLISPKIQKELVQCFAQEVLLSIREEIGQDVFALLVDESSDVSKKEQMAIVLRYVDTLGFVKERFIGLVHVKDTSSLTLKNAINEVLTSNKLSFSQIRGQGYDGASNMRGEFNGLKALILQENDTTFYVHCFAHQLQLVVVAVAKKHDGISDFFEQISLVVNVVCASCKRKDLLREQARERMQKGLCSGELETGRGLNQETTLVRAGETRWGSHFNTLTSLMKLFADVLVVLDFVKEEGGSLANRQQASGILAYFKSYEFVFYLHMMYDILHLMGTLSKQLQRKDLDILEAASMVRGIIEALQSFRNIGFASILPKVSSFCETHEIDTLDGRVVYWCKKP; via the exons ATGCCTTTCGTTTCTAATCCTAATGCAACTCCACAAACACCAATCACCAATCAATCACTCCCTTCGGTTTCTAATGCAACTCCACAAACACAATGCTCTAACCAACCTAATGATAATGTTGACTTGAAGGATCTTCCAAAGGACCCGGCGGATAGGCCATTGATTACAAGTTACAAACCAAATATAAGAGATGAT GATAGTGCATATTGTTTATATTGTTATTTGTGTGGGGACCTCATGGGACAAAAAGGAGGGAGAGATGCATTTGTTTCTCAAGGTTTTGATACTTGGAATAAAAAAGATGCATTTCGGACTCATGTGGGTGGTATTGATAGTTTTCACAACAAAGCAAAAGAAAA aattttattgaaaaccgGTTTACCGTTTCGTGGTCATGACGAGTCGGTTAACTCGGAAAATAGAGGGCTATACATTAAAGTGTTAAAAGCCATTCGAGAGACTAGTGAAGATATTTTCAACAATACTTTAGAAAATGCTCCAAAAAACAATCAACTAATTTCCCCTAAAATTCAAAAAGAACTTGTGCAATGTTTTGCACAAGAAGTACTTTTGAGTATTCGTGAAGAGATTGGTCAAGATGTTTTTGCTTTACTAGTTGATGAATCTAGTGATGTTTCAAAAAAGGAACAAATGGCTATTGTTTTACGTTATGTCGATACTCTTGGCTTTGTGAAAGAAAGATTCATAGGTCTAGTGCACGTGAAGGATACATCTTCTTTGACACTCAAAAACGCCATAAATGAAGTACTTACAAGTAATAAGTTGAGTTTTAGTCAG atAAGAGGACAAGGTTATGATGGGGCTAGCAATATGCGAGGGGAATTCAATGGTTTGAAAGCTTTGATATTACAAGAAAATGACACGACTTTTTATGTACATTGCTTTGCACACCAACTTCAATTAGTAGTTGTGGCTGTAGCAAAGAAGCATGATGGTATTAGTGACTTTTTTGAGCAAATTTCGTTGGTGGTTAATGTAGTTTGTGCATCGTGTAAAAGAAAAGACTTACTACGAGAGCAAGCAAGAGAAAGGATGCAAAAAGGATTGTGTAGTGGTGAACTTGAAACCGGAAGAGGGTTAAATCAAGAGACTACACTTGTTCGAGCGGGAGAAACAAGATGGGGTTCACATTTCAACACACTCACAAGTTTGATGAAGTTATTTGCAGATGTTCTTGTAGTTTTAGATTTTGTGAAAGAGGAGGGAGGGTCATTGGCAAACCGTCAACAAGCATCTGGAATCTTAGCATATTTTAAATCATATGAGTTCGTGTTTTACTTACATATGATGTATGACATTTTACACCTCATGGGTACATTGTCAAAGCAACTTCAAAGAAAAGATCTAGACATTTTAGAAGCGGCTTCGATGGTTAGAGGGATAATCGAGGCATTGCAATCTTTTAGAAACATAGGGTTTGCTAGCATTTTGCCAAAAGTATCCTCTTTTTGTGAAACACACGAAATTGATACTTTGGATGGAAGAGTTGTATATTGGTGCAAGAAACCGTAG